CAAGTTAATGGAATAATATTAGTATTAATGTAAGGGATATGCTTGTAGAAAAAGGTCCGAATAAAATTCATGATTACGATTTTCCACAAGATGAACACTCAAGAAGCTTTAATACATCTCACTATATGAGAACGTTACCAAATGgagaaaaatttgaaagaaaatggtTAGTTTATTCTATAGATTTAGATAGAgcgttttgtttttgttgtaATTTGTTTAACGTGAATTAATGTACAAGTAGCTTAGCTAAAGAAGGTAATAATGATTAGAAAAATATTAGTAGTAAACTAAAAGAACATGAAAAAGTAATGTACATATTAACAATATGAGAACATGGATGGAATTAGAGATAAGATTGGCGAAAAATGAAACAATCGATAAACAAGCTCAAGATCAAATTAATAAAGAAAAAGAACATTGGAGAAATGTGCTAAAAAGAATTATTTCCCTTGTAAAGAGTCTTGGTAAACATAACTTATCATTTCGTGGGATAAATGAACAATTGTAGGAAGAAAGCAATGGTTTATTTTTAGCTGGTATTGAGATGATTGCAGAATTTGATCCGGTAATGCAAGAACATGTTAGACGCATACAAAATAAAGAAATTCTTAATCGTTACCTTGGACCCAGAATGCAAAATGAGCTAATAGATTTATTATCAAATGAAGTCAAaacaaaaattattaaaaaagttAAAGAAGCTAAATATTTTTCAATTATTCTTGATTGCACTACTGATACAAGCCACAAGGAACAAATGTCCATTATCTTACGATGTTTAGATATTTCACCAACTTCAATAGAAGTTAAAGAATACTTTCTAGAATTTTTAATAGTGAATGATACAACCGGTAAAGGTCTTTTTGATTCTATTATTGAAGAACTTAATAGAATAGGACTTAATGTAGATGACATTAGAGGACAATGTTATGATAATGGATCAAATATGAAAGGAAAACGTAAGGGAGTACAAAAACACTTGTTAGAAGTTAACCCTAGAGCCTTTTATGCTCCATGTGGTTGTCATGGTTTAAATTTAGTTATTTCTGATATGGCTAGCGCTTGTGACAAAGTTCAAGATCTTTTTGGAACTATACAACGTATTTATTCTATGTTTGCATCATCCACTAAAAGGTGGAAAATTTTACAAGATAATATACCGTATTTAACTCTTAAATCATTGTCACAAACACATTGGGAAAGTCGATTAGAAAATGTTAAAGCAATTAGGTTTCAAGCTATAGAACTAAGAGACGCATTAATGGATTTGTATCGTGATAGTACCATGGCTAATGTTAAAAGTGAGGCTAAATCTTTagttgaaaatgagttggaaaaatttgaatttttattAGCGATGGTTATTTGGTATGAGGTTCTACATGCTATTAATATAGTTAGTAAAAACTTAAAATCAAAAGACATGTGTATTGATATTGCTATTAAACAACTAGATGgacttattatttattttaaaaagttTAGGGATGAAGGATTTGAAAAGGCTATGACTGCGGCTAAAGAACTAGCTTTAAAGATGGGCATTGAACCTAGGTTTCGTGAAAAACGTATTATTCATAGAAATAGAAGATTTGATGAAAATGTTGATAATGAGACTTTGAAAACTCCTATAGATCGTTTTAGAACGGATTACTTTTTATACATAGTAGATCAAGCTAGTGTTTCACTCGAAAGTATATTTGCTCAATTTAAAGAGTTCGAACaaatttttggttttttgtttagtataaaaaaagttaaaatccTTAAATGAAAAAAACTTTAAAAGAGAAGTGCATTAATCTTGAAAA
The sequence above is drawn from the Helianthus annuus cultivar XRQ/B chromosome 12, HanXRQr2.0-SUNRISE, whole genome shotgun sequence genome and encodes:
- the LOC110893077 gene encoding zinc finger MYM-type protein 1-like, which translates into the protein MRTWMELEIRLAKNETIDKQAQDQINKEKEHWRNEESNGLFLAGIEMIAEFDPVMQEHVRRIQNKEILNRYLGPRMQNELIDLLSNEVKTKIIKKVKEAKYFSIILDCTTDTSHKEQMSIILRCLDISPTSIEVKEYFLEFLIVNDTTGKGLFDSIIEELNRIGLNVDDIRGQCYDNGSNMKGKRKGVQKHLLEVNPRAFYAPCGCHGLNLVISDMASACDKVQDLFGTIQRIYSMFASSTKRWKILQDNIPYLTLKSLSQTHWESRLENVKAIRFQAIELRDALMDLYRDSTMANVKSEAKSLVENELEKFEFLLAMVIWYEVLHAINIVSKNLKSKDMCIDIAIKQLDGLIIYFKKFRDEGFEKAMTAAKELALKMGIEPRFREKRIIHRNRRFDENVDNETLKTPIDRFRTDYFLYIVDQASVSLENRIEKLKEKQAAKNQKEVKCESVDQEEKNEKNQEEVKVAEKIVECEEKDEKLAE